The window gttatgatttctagtatttatcacaatatatttagattttatcaatttgatttactatttatttttaattaagataaaataataattatataataaaaattaaatggtAAATAAACTTTgtcaaatctaaatatattgtcataaatactaaaaatcataacatagtattcaaaaataacgTGTCaagctttataaataatatttttcctctttgaattaaaaattagagGTACTtggttgatatttattgtgacttaaATGATTGAAATGATAACAGATATGATATATGAACTCCACACCAATTTAATATTTACCCCTTTTTCTCTGGCCGGttaaggtactgtttggggttgctgttgcagacagcaacagcagctttttgctgaaaaataggtgaaaaactgtttggtaaatctaaaagcaacTTTTCTGAACATCAGCTTTTggctgaaaagctgcttttagaaaaagcagattctcccatgcttttggaaaaagttgctttcagcttttgcaggacACTGTTACAAATTTTACTATCAAACCTcacaacaaaaaatatttttttatattataatttaaaataagcaaatatcaaaaaaaattaccaaacacttATCTGATTTCTACGACAACACattttttaccagcactttttctgaccgcacagcaatttttaacagcactcccaaacagaccctaagggagtttcaaatatttttatcatagCTGTTTAACTTCTCACTATACCTTTTTCTATATCAGTAGTATTAAATAAACTTACTGATTAAAACCTTTTAAAAACGTGTTTAGTTCATAGTTAATAATTCTAATTAACAAAAATCATAACTTCAAACTcatgtataaatatttaaattagttaTTTGATTGCATAAATAATAGTCTCAATTTTATAAGTGGTTAAATCATAAACTTTCCAAATTTTACCATTCGCACTCCTACTAAGTCATTAACCCAGTTCTCATACCTCCATGTCTCCTTACTTTAGGACTTTAGGTGTATGTAGTTTAATTGGTTGGTTATTTGGAAAATAGCTGTGCTGTGGTCATTTTACTTCCAGAAGAGAAGTAaagttatattatttactttttgcctttcaaattaaatgttcTGTCATTTCGAACTCTTGTGCATAATTTAAGTACTTGACaggtaaatatattttattcataattttaagaaaaatcttaaaaaatttaatttatattattatttaaataattcaagtaaaataaatgaatatacTCCGACAAACATTATCAAATAGCCCTTCTTATGAAAGATACGAACGAAGAAGAAATTTGGTGAACGCTAATATTATCAACGCTAATATTTTCTCAATGATATCAAGATTATTAgctgaatttcttgaaataatttttttaaaattaagattgaaactataatttaaaaaaaaagacatGGTACAGTATAAAATTACTTTCGTAGTtgcatgatttttttatttttgttgttgtgTAAAATGCCTAATACCCACAGGCCACAGGGTCATTCATCCTCACACTTGTGTGGAGTCGGGGtagcaatttcgggtaacgggtcgtgtttgtgtcagcaatcgggtcgatttcgggtcaagctaaaatcacttaaaattgaataaaactgaaaattgaagttattagaaatgatATTCTAATTTTGGGTtatttcgggtccatttcgggtCAATCAGATGATTTTCAGGTCACGTTCGGGTTTCTGTCTCAGTAAATTGAGTTTTGGGTTGGATCGGGTTCGTGTCGGGGTTCGGGTCGTGTCTCTGATATTGCTCACCACAATTTTGGCTTTCGCCAAATTAGATagagaaatttataaatattttcaaatagtaCGAATCTATACCACGGGTGACCGACCATTCACTAATTCTCGTAAATAGTAACAGAAATCGGAAAGCTTGAAATAGCTAGACCTGATAATACGTGGACGAATGATGATACAGTACTAATTAATTTCATTGAACAAGCAGGGATTCTTGAACATTTGCCTGTCGCAAGTCTTATTAACTCTTTAACAACAAAACGCAAACCAACTCCAAAGGGTAACAGTGTCCGTTAAGAACAGAACACGTATCTGCACGATATATATTTAATCTGATTCCGTCCATCAACGGCAATAGTTTTGGGAGTAAATTACAGATTGTGTACCTGAAGTTTGCCATATATTCGATTTGTGTACCTGTAGTTTCGATATAGCAAATTGTGTACATCAAGTTTGAAAAACTTTACATAGTGTGTAcaaatgttaaaattttgttaacgGCGTTAGTTTGTTTTTGAAAAAGCTGGTGACTAAACTGCAGTTTTACTACATCAAGCATTGCTTTCTTAACCTCATTAACATAATTCCACAACTTAGCATATTTTTGAACATGACTAAACTGTAGTTTAGTCAtgggggtgagcattcggttcggttaaccgaaaccgtaccgaataaccaaaataatttcggttcagttaactgaaatttatatttcggttcggttttcgggagccaaatttataattttcggtTTATCTTCTATTTACAAACTAAAAAATTGGCTGCTGACTGCTGTTACTTGCTCTGCTTGGATCTTTGATGATTTAAAATTGTAGATATCAGACTTGCAAGCGAGAGTTTCACGTTTTCAActatattttaagaatttcGGTTTCGGTAATAACCGAAAATTAAATTTCGGTTTGGTATTCAGTAGAAGTTTTTGATAAATTTCGGTTTCGATTAACCGAAAAAAAAATTCGATTTCAGTTCCGGTTAACTGAATGCACACCCCTATTAGTCACCAGCTTTTTCAAAGACAAACTAACGCCGTTAACAAGATTTTAACGGTTGTACACATTATGTAAAGTTTTTCAAACTTGGTGTACACAATTTGATATATCGAAACTACAGGTACACATATCGGATATGTGGCAAAGTACAGGTACACAATCTGTAATTTACTCTAGTTTTGGCCAAGCAAATTAAAAACAGTGGATGGCAAACTAGGCATCACCATGGACTCCATTATGTAAACCTTCTAGCGACTACTCTACACTTTAAACCATTTTTCTCAATTCTTTCGTCTTAATTCTAACATTATACAATCGTCTTTCGATGCCCTGCTTATCTGGGATACGAACCCTTTATACAGTGGCTGTGGCGTTATTAGAAACAATACTTCCCAAAATCTCCAAACTTCGATCTCACATTCGAGTTGGGGTAAAAGGCTTGGCACAGCTGGTTGTATTTTTCGACATCGAAGTTGTGAATTTTCATGAGCTTTTCTTGCTTGGCCTTGAACCTACGTTGGTAAAAACCTTCAAATGTGGGTTCTGTTGATGTCCTCAGGAAAAAAGAATAAGCCAGGGCAAAATGGAGAGACGTGACAAAGAAGCAAATGGGCTCCATCACGTCCCAGCTTAGTTCCCAGAAAGTTAGCCTCATAAACCCCACTGTTTGCACAAGCATGAAGCCCAGCCCACCATACAGCTCTGCTCTCACCATCGACTTGGCTTTTCTATCTATCACTGCTTTTTGCTTCTCCATTTGTTCGAGTTGTTCTTTTCTGGAGTCGTTCGGGGTTGCTATTGTTTCATAAATCAGCTTCTCCATTGATCTTGCCACCTGGAGCATTCACAGAATAGATATTTAGCTACCAAACTCTCACGATCGAAATAGACATTTAACTAACTTGGAAACTAAAACACTCCTACAAAATAACGTGACTTATGTATGATTGATGAAAATAAGTTCTAACACAATACTCATTCTTTGCGTGACAGAAAGACGCAAAATTGGTTACAAGATCTTTTATAAAATGACATGggttaaattttgattaaaatgtCTATGTGATGTGTGCCTGTGTAAATACACAAGTATGGAGGGAAATTTACCTGATCAGGGTGGAGAAACACGATATTGCCCAAAACGATGACATTTCCAGCCTGATCCAACATTTTAGCACACTCTACACCTTGTTCGTCATTTTCACACACATCACTACAGATTTTAACAAACTGAGAATACTCAACCGAGTTCGCTGGAATTTGCTTGAGTGTTGATCTGAGCTTCTCCAATCTTGCGGACCgcagaatcttcctggcctcgTGCACAGATATCCCGCTGACACTCTCTGGCGGATCAAACCGAATTTGATTTTCTGAAGAAACAAAATGAATAGGCCAGAGCTTTTCCCTCAGCTTATCACCAACAGGCATGGAGAGAAACTCCGGAAGCTTGGCCGAGGTCTGATTTATCGAACGTCGTTGCAGGAAGCGACGAAAAAAGCCTCTGTCATCGGTGGCAGAGTCAGGGGAAGTGATGAGCTCGCGTTTGAAGTTTGTTTTTGCTGCATTTTGATGTATAGCAGGGGCGGGAGGAAAATTTATGGGTGTTTTATTGAAGAGGCGCTTTGATATTGTTCTTCGAAGCGCCATTGTAAGAGCTGAGGAGGAATGAGAGAGACTTCTGAAGCTGGAAGGTTTGGTTTTTGAAGTTGTTGCTCAATTGTTGGGGAGGCAGGGGTTTATATAGGGTGTTGTGTGGACAGTGAGAAGGTGATGTAAACAAaacatgaaaatgaaaaaacaatataggGAAATATCCTGCCTGTTTTTATACCATACCATGTTATATTAAGTAAATATCAGGCACCTAATTGTTGTGTACCCGAAGTTGCTccaatttttttcttcaaaataatatcataataataatttattttaattgaatgatttattaatatattaaattatttttattaaaattatcaaatattatcCATTAGAATTTgggaaataaattaaaaaagttgagATACgtagcattttttttttattataaagatCAGTGAAATGTTTgtgcaaaatattataaaaatagtatttatgtaaaatttgtagAACAATATCTAATTCAAGTTAAAATCGAATTATAAGTTTGGAATATCAACACCTAATATCTTAAATCCtacaaatacataaataaataattatatatatatttaatcacATGAATAAATAATTGGTCCGATTAAGAACAGGTATACCCATCCTTACCATATTATCTAactgaaaaatttaaataaatataataaaattaaaatcaatagaATTTGAATATAGCTGATTCTAATTATGTATTGATGCCCAATCATTTTACTTACTCCCAAGGGTTTAGCTAAACAAGAAAAAATTAATCTCCAACTTAATCAAAGATTTGTGGGGCCAACTCTAAAAAAAATTGTGGTGCCAAAACTGATGAAAGATATATGATATAAAGCGGGAACCAACTAAAGAAGATCAAAACGCTACTAACTTCTTGTGTAACTAGCCAACTAGGTGCAGATAATTCTCATGAGCAAGTAATCTCCCATAATCATTTCTTTTGTAGTTTTAATAAAGTAAGAAATAAGATACTACTTATTTAACATTAATCGAGTAGCATTTGATTAATATGTTTGCTTTATTATAGGTGTTAGAATATTAATAGAGCCAACTTACAAAATTGATGTTTTCTTTCCTTACAATGTcacattttgtaaaatatttctctcacaaaaacatcatcaaaacagatttattatttaatcaaaGAATAAACATcccaaaaatacatatataaatttatattagaaaGGAGTTCAATTACATCAAGAGACCCAGGAGATAATTGAACAAAAGACGGagagagaaaaataaaataaaaactctaaattttttttctatgtGTTTACTGAGAAGTTCttgtcaaaataaaaaaaagttattttaataCGGGGTTAAGGAACATCGTGCAGAAAAGTATATATTGTTATCAGTAATAATTACacctcttctttttcttttttctttttttgcaaaAACCAGTAATCACTTCTCCAAATAAAAACACTTCATTAGATGGCAATTAAAATATAGTTATCTCCTTTAGTATTTTTAAACTTTGATTACAATCattaattattcatattaaatATACAAGTTCTCTTAAAGCCCTCCCCTTTGTAAGATGGAGGTCGGCTGAATCACAACCAAGTTGCAACATTGAAGTGATGTACACTTGCATAGAGTACAATGTGAGAGTCGTTTTAGGACTCGTGTCTAGCTAATTGTGTTGTGCGGGAATATATGCGAATATATATGTAGGCAAGTGCATGTAACTAAATGTAGTATTTAGAATGTAAACAATAGTGAGTGTGGGAGAGATGTGCGCGAGAGAGAGAGGTTCCAAGGGGTATGGAGAGAGGGAAATATTCCATCAAGGTGACGCATGAATCAGGCAGCTGTGGAATCAAAGCTAAGTTGAGAGAGTAGCCATGACATGATTCATACAAAGTTGATTGTGTAAGAAACAGGGAATCCCAACCAATTGGGAAGTGGGAATCACACAAGGATGTAATATTGGATTCCATTCCACTTATCACAAACCTTTCATTCTAGTGCCCTGTCTACTACTCCCATCTTACTCCTTTTCTTATTCACACTCTTTTCCTCACCAACGTAACAGACTCCTACTATTCTCATTGCATTCTCTACTCCATACTCTTTATCTCTTCTCAATTGTTTCACGTTTCCAGTTATATTTCATTACTTATTTATCAACACCCTAGCTAGACTACTGACGTCTTAAATTTTATCATGCATTtataacccgaaacccgaaattgccGGTCATTAGACACGACCAAAATTGGACTAGTTGTTGTACGGAGTGTAGATGTAGGACGTACTAAGTCTCATCGTGCTGCTTACTCAGGATTGTAAGATTTATAAAACCAAGCACGTCACATGTGCAGGTTAggtttggagttagatttagtTGGTGCATGATTTTAACTATCAGCGTAAGCTTCCACTAAATTTGTTTTGTGTAATATACTTGTGAAGCGATAGAGACAGGCCTAATAATGGTGATGGAAATTTTGGTGACAAGCTTAAACTTCCTCGCAAGATTTCCACTCACTCCCCCAAAtagtaataaattttgatttgtagGAGAAGCAGGGTTTCAAACAATATTTGCAGATCTTAAGTACCCAGGATTTTCTAGTTCGCGAACTTAATGACTATCaatcaagttctcatttgttTGTCTCAATTCGTCCCAAACAGTGCTCAGCTTCAAGTTGATCTTCAACAACGTTCATTGTTCTAATACAATGTTCAGGTGCGAGAACTGGTCGATGACCCCAGATCCGTCACTGCCTCACTGGTCTCTTATTTATAGTATTGTTGATGACATTAACGATGTATACCTTCATTTTTAAGTTCGAATACACAAAATGTGGTGAGGTAAGCCAAGAAAAGGCTCTTCAACTAAGTGGAGATGGCGGCGCAGTCACAGATACTTTTATGCTGGttatgtaaatttaattaatgggaGACCTCCTGCTTAATGAATCCGGATTCGTATATTTACTCTTGTACTTCAACTTAAACTTATGTTCAACCAGAACAACGAACATAATTTTTCGACCTCGTATTAACAGGAAGTCATTCTGTCAACGATATAGTCATGTAATATTTCA of the Daucus carota subsp. sativus chromosome 4, DH1 v3.0, whole genome shotgun sequence genome contains:
- the LOC108217789 gene encoding calcium uniporter protein 4, mitochondrial, which encodes MALRRTISKRLFNKTPINFPPAPAIHQNAAKTNFKRELITSPDSATDDRGFFRRFLQRRSINQTSAKLPEFLSMPVGDKLREKLWPIHFVSSENQIRFDPPESVSGISVHEARKILRSARLEKLRSTLKQIPANSVEYSQFVKICSDVCENDEQGVECAKMLDQAGNVIVLGNIVFLHPDQVARSMEKLIYETIATPNDSRKEQLEQMEKQKAVIDRKAKSMVRAELYGGLGFMLVQTVGFMRLTFWELSWDVMEPICFFVTSLHFALAYSFFLRTSTEPTFEGFYQRRFKAKQEKLMKIHNFDVEKYNQLCQAFYPNSNVRSKFGDFGKYCF